The window TTTCTTTTTATTAAATATTCAATTTATTTTGATGAAAATTTTGGAAGATGAAGTTATTACTCATAAGACAACATAGATATTTTGATATTAAGGATCTCTAATTTAATTCCCATGATAATGCGGGTTATCACTAGTGGTTACTCTCGACCAAAGTAATTATTTTTCAGTCATTGGAATTCAATCGTCAAAATCAATAAAAAGACCATCATGAACATCGAGATCCAGATTAATTTATATTGTTGGGAGGTACCCAAGAAAGAAAAATGTTACTTTTGGATCACAAATAACAGATAAAATGGCAATAAGATAAAATCTAATTAATTAGAGCGACTTTTGTCTAGGCTCAAGGCGAGCACCAAGAATTTTGCCTTTTCAAACATTGAGTACAAAAGATTTATGTCAATTTTTTCGGTCGATATTATAGAtcgatttttcattttttttagtaGTTAGAGTACCTGTGACTTCAATGTATGCAAACACACAAACCTTATATATATTTCTGTTACGTACTCTAAATATAGAGATATGTAGTTGGAATTAAATGTCATAAAACTAACACTTGAGGGCATTAATTAACAATTCCAAAACTATATATATCCATTAGTTAAAGATACCTTCCAATTCTGTTAGTTTTTATAGAACAGAAGTAAACCCACATAAGTTGTTATTCTTTTAGTGATGAAAGCATTTTGTATAATGGACCCAACATTCCAACTCAACTGATTATGACATCACATAATGGACTTCATTCAAGGCGGATATAATATATAATCAACTAAATTTGGGGAAATACACAAACAGTCATTTTTACGATTGTTATTTATGGTTTAGTCGgtacttattttgtcctgaaaaattaaactgaaaaaactgaaattcagaACATGTTGGCTAATTTCTAAATAACAACCATGTAGAATGGTTATGTGGTATCATTTTTACACTAATCTTTCAATTAATTGAAACTTAAGTATACTTAGCGAAACATCACAAGGGAAAATATTGAAGTTTGTTAATATTTCAAGGACTAAAAGCCCAATCTTCCAAAAGTATTTGAAATTGATATCATTAGCCTAGGAGCACGTTAATAACTAATTAAAACAATCcattttatttctttaatttATTCCTATTCCAAGGCAAAAAACTATACAATATCTTAATCAATCTCAAGAATAAAAATTAGCAATCGCAAAGTTTATACCTTTCCAAGGCAAATTTCATTtttatttcttccattttcagTGTTTTGAATTCAACAAAGTTTCTTAAGTTAGGTAAAGAGAGTTAAAATTTCTTATTATGGGCAACATAACCTAAAAGTCACGTAGGAATTTAACTCTCAATTGTACTATTTTATACCTTAAGGTAAACATACGCGGGACAAAATATTCgtggaagcaatcaatgaataGAGTTGATGTCAACTAACAAGACAGTTTGGAATcataaagagaaaagaaaaaaaggagacaatatgGGGAACAAATGACTTGATGTCCACCTCTATTGTTGAGGGTGGTCATATTATTTGAACAGTAGGTATGGTTtcaatttaaatatatatattacaacaacaacaaaaaacaaaGTATAATTTTATTAGTGGGGTCTGGAAAggatagtgtgtatgcagactttacccctattctggggtagagaggctgtttctgatagaccctcggctccctaccttgctcttggggtgactcgacctcataatctcttggttggaagtggaaggtgctcaccactagagcaacccacaaAATATATACATTGATCCTACAAAATGAAAGTATTGTAGTCTCACGAAGATTTTAATTTTCTAAATctgaaaaaatagaagaattagaagaaagaagaagaaaacgatatGATGATAAATTAAGGGGGATAGTTTATTTGGAtgattgttatttattgtattgtATATTTGTATGTTACTTTATGTGAAATGCATAAGTAACCTCTTGAATTAAGGCTGGAGTTCTAACTACACACTTTATCTTTTATTGTGGTCCTATTACCCCTTAAACTATTTAATAGTAGAATTATTAACCCCCTAAATGTTGAGGTGGCATATAGAGTGTGTTTTACTCTCTTTGAGAGAGTGAGAAGCAAAAAAAGTggggaaaaaaattatttttgtaattttcttttacaataaaaaaaataactctttttgtttttcttttattcttttccgCCGAAGACCATGAACGCCGTTAACCTTCTCGGGGCAactatttttcctttcttttattttccttctaatCTTCTTCCTCTCACTCTCAACACCACATCTACGCTGTAACCACCACCTTCACCTTCCCCCACCAGGTGATAAGGCCCACATTTTTATTCTTCACTCATTTGATCTTCACCTCGGCACCACCACCTCAGTACCATCATCATTACCCAAACCCGGATCTTATCTCTCCAGCTTCCCACCGGAACATAGAAGCCAccgaaaaaataaaatcaaaatcggAACTCACAATCGGTAACAATAAATTCCCCGCCGATAAAAATGGAGTTCCTAGTATTTCAACATGAAACAAGCAATAGACCCACATACACAGACTCTAATCAAATTAGGATTGGATCAAAGAATGATCTTTATAAAGAGTTGAAAATTTTGAACGTGAAGAAAGAatgaaaaagaaattaaaaaagtgTAATAGgataaaaagaaagagaaaaaaaaggaaaagaaagagtaacaaaattcaaaaattacgAAATAGACACACGGCAGCGCGTGTATTTCACTGCCTGCCAAGAATTTGGTTATCCAGTTTCAGGGTGATATTTATTCCGTTTTAAAAAAGCTCATGGGGTGATAGGACACCCGCAAAAATAAGGTGTGTAGTTGAAACTTCGGCTTTAGGTCAAGGGAATACTTATGCGTTTTCCCTTACTTTaaaatacaatgtttgttttgattgttacttaaattttattatattgtatcGTAATATTCATCGTTACGTAACAacgaaaagtgtcactttatgaaACGATGGATTTTGTATGGTGGCGGcgttttcttatttttttcctcTCATCTTACCTTTCCTTATTAtttaataatcatattttatcttttaccctactttttttatataataattctgcTATGTATTCTATTTTTTCTTAGTAATGTtataagtttattcttcatattgttagTGTGTAGCAAATGAAGCGATGTCAAACGATACAATCCatccaaatattgtattcatcaaacaatacaatataatgcagtacaatataatacgatacattatgaaaagaCATGTATCCACATTTTTAGAAGAGATGTTGTACTCTCACGAATTTAATAACTCTCTAAACTAGTGATCATTCCACCAACATCATGTATCAAGTCAACAATACAATTAGTTGAACggttttgtattaaaaaaaataaataaacactAAATCTACACCTTAGtgatacaaaataataatttatgaaGTAATATCATTCACCTACTGATTTAAAATTCCGGATTTGTCTATTTGTTACCTCGCTTTTAAGAACTCTTTTTTCTTTGCTCATCTCCCCTACCTTTGTGACACAAAATATTAATATGTTAACGTAGTATTCATTCATTATTAAAATTCCGAATTTGTCTcaatttttcaataatttttaatttaaaatttttctctctatgacctataagtcacgggttcgagccgtgaaataaTCACTAATACTTGAATTATAATAGGTTGTCTATATCACGTCTTTTGGGGTGCGACACTTCCCCGGACCTCACGTGAAGGTGAAATACTTTGTGTATCGGATCGTCATTTGGATTTGCCTCGATTTATTACAGTAATTTTTAATTTTAGAATTTATTAAAAGTTACCTTACTTTTAGGAAACATTTTCTTCGCCCATAACCCTTGGGGGGTTGGGGGGCGCAACGAAGCTGCCTCGAAATTAGAATATGCAAAATCACGGGTGATCACTTTAGTCCAATTCAGAAATCACAAGATaccatataataaaataaaataaaaaaatcaaaataatgcCAAAAATCCCACCCACCATAGCTCCAACAGAGGGGGAAAAAATATACATCTCCTATAATTACTCCACTaaaaaataaactataattcaaaacgAAGCAAAAGATAAACGTCGAACATCTCTTGTTTTTTCCGGCCTTTTATATAAAGGCAACTACCACAGGATACGGAATTAAGCTATACACTAATgtgattcaaaatttaaattaaataaatttaatcTTTAAATTTTCCCGCCAAACCTATTGTACTTATTAAAATTATGAGATCATAATATTTTTCAGTTGAATTATCGAGTTTATGTTGCATCTGTCTATAATGAAAAAAGATTTTTACGCTATCAGTATAATTTACTAGCAATAGCAAATTAGTATTCTATTTCACAAGTTATCATATTAGGTTTGTTATAAAATAATACCCGTTAAATGAAGCTATATACCGCGAATAGTACACAAAAATTAAACTCAATGTTAAGTTATTGAGTGGGAAATTACACTGTATTAGCTATTTTGGTAACAATTTGTGAATAGTGAATCCATCTTGGGATAAATATATATAGTAAATTAGTAATTACGAGCTTTTAGTTATCATAAATAATCCATTCTGTTTTATCTCTTTGTGCTGTGCATGTCCATATTTGAAAACAACTTTGTGAGAAAATCTTGGCACCATTTTCTGAGTTATTAACTTTGAACAACCTTCCAAAGATAAATAACACATCCGTGATTCTCTTCTGTCTATATCTCCTTAtctccatttttaaaaaaataatcattTATCCTACatttttgtgtatatatatatatatatataagtatatgtGTTGTGAATTTACTTATATAAATATCTCTTGTTTATGTCTAAGGTATGAATATTTTGATTTGTAGTGAAAGACAAATCATTCATTCTTAGCTTAAACtccattctttcttttttttgtctttttcttgaatttttattttacttCTAAGTGGTTCCAAACTATGGTGTTAACATATTATTTGTACTTATGCTTTCTTATTTTAATGGGGTTTTGATTTTCTTGGTTTTTTCTGCTCACTGTGTTTTGGTTCCTTTTGCTTTCACTTGTGGCAAAAAATATCTAGCTGTGGATAATTTTTGTTATACAAGAAAAACAATTCTTGCCTTTCACGGGACTTTGGTATTTTGGTTGGTTCAATTGTCAACATTCTTTATTGATTGATTGCTATAAATTGGTGGGGTTGGTTTTGCTCTCTTATTATTCTACATAAAGATATGTTTTTTCCTTCCTTCTAATGTTCTTTGAAAAGtgcaatttttattatattttgagcTTAGAATGAGTTTTTCTTGAGAGTTTTCTATCAGTTTTAGTTCATAGGGGTTCATTATTTTGATCAAGATGAAGTCTTTAGTGTTCTTGAAAATGTTGGGGTTGGTGTTTTTTTCTATGTTATTTGGTGGTGTGATGTGTAAGGAGTGTACTAATATTCCTACTCAATTATCATCACATACACTAAGATATGAGTTATTATCATCAAAGAATGAATCTTGGAAAGAAGAGATGTATTCTCATTACCATTTGACTCCTACCGATGATTCGGCCTGGTCTAATTTGCTTCCAAGGAAAATGTTAAAGGAGGAGGAAGAATTTGACTGGGTAATGATGTATAGAAAGATAAAGAATTCTGGTGGTGTTAAAGGGATTGATGGTTTATTGAATGAGGTTTCACTTAATGATGTGAGATTGGAACCAAATTCAATACATGGAATAGCTCAGCAGACTAATTTGGAGTATTTGTTGCTGTTGGATGTTGATAGTTTGGTATGGAGTTTTAGGAAAACAGCTGGTTTGGAGACTCCTGGTCAACCATATGGAGGTTGGGAAGGTCCAAATGTTGAGCTTCGCGGTCATTTTGTTGGTTAGTCCTGTTTTATATTCAGTAATTTTTATTCATATAGTTGACTCATACTTGCTTGTGATTGAGGCATAGTTGTATTACTTATTCTCAACAACTGATCATGTGATCAGATACTTATTAGTTCAAGTTAATGTCACTATTTTCTGTCAATGTCCTAAAActatgttgcgcggactctccaaaatgccATCGCACCCGTGTCGGACTTTCATCAAAAgtgcactacttttggaggatccgacacacaCCCAGTGACATTTTCGGAGAGTCAGGGCAAAATATCCTGAAAGCAAGATTTTGTAGAATGACTTACAAGAATCTTTTTTCAACATGTTAAAGAATCACTCTTACTGACTTTTTGATTGCGGATTTTGAaaacaaatatgaaaaactaTCAATGTTTAGTACTGGATTAGTGACCAGAATACTGCAGTATGAAAAAACTATCAATGTTTTTGTTTTTCAGTATGTTTATTTTCTGATCATTTAAGATAAGGTTTCGGCAGTTGTACTTCATTCAATTATGTGCTTGTATCGGCGATATGATGTACTTATTGTACTGATGTTAAATGTTAACTTGAAAAGGGCATTACCTTAGCGCCTCGGCACAGATGTGGGCTAGCACTCATAATGACAGCCTCAAACAGAAAATGTCTGCTGTTGTTTCTGCACTTTCTGTTTGTCAAGAGAAAATGGGATCAGGTTATCTATCTGCTTTCCCTTCTGAACTTTTCGACCGTGTTGAAGCTATAAAACCAGTATGGGCGCCATACTATACAATACACAAGGTAAACTAGACTAAATTGCTAAAAGTTTTTGTCTCTACATCTGTTTTTGTTCTTAAATAAGTGACTTATTCCATTGGACTTGACAGATATTGGCAGGTCTCTTAGACCAGTATATGTTAGCTGGTAACGATCAAGCTTTAAAAATGACTACGTGGATGGCCGAATACTTCTACAACCGAGTGCAGAATGTGATATCAAAGTATACCATTGAACGACACTGGCGATCTTTAAATGAAGAAACTGGTGGCATGAATGATGTTCTTTATAAGTTATACAGTGTAACGGTATGTATAATATGTCGAATGAACTGTCTTACCTTTTCTTTATCCTTCTACTTTCTGTTGTAATATTTCAAGTCCAAATGAGCACAACAGAACTGATTGCTTATCCTGATTTAACTCTTTCTTTTAATGGTTTTGCAGGGCAATTCAAAGCATTTAGTGCTGGCTCACCTATTTGACAAACCTTGCTTTCTAGGGCTATTAGCTTTAAAGGTGGAAATCACACTTCTGCTCAAATTCTGATTCATTTGTTCATACTAAAATGTCGTTTCTTGTATTTATCCTCATTGCTTTATCTGTAATAGAACGTGTTACACTCAACTGATCATGGCAACAGGAAATTATAATGTATGATTCTTTTCTTTACCATTTTTGATGTCTTCTGTTGAAACAGGCTGATGATATATCTGGTTTTCATGCCAATACACACATCCCAGTTGTTATTGGATCTCAACTTCGTTATGAAATTACTGGAGATCCCCTATATAAGGTACATTGATTTGCTTTTCAAGTTGTTTGACAGGAATATCGATCTTTTTAAGTTATTGAACTTCGTTTGACAGGAAATTGGAACGTATTTTATGGATATCGTCAATACTTCCCACAGCTATGCAACTGGTGGGACATCAGTTGGTGAGTTTTGGTAAGTGCCAATATTAGAAATTTAACTTTATTGATGAATCAGTTTTATTTCATGTTTGTTCAAGTACACTTGTTATAAGCTCAAAATTAGCTCATCTTTAGCATTTTCGCTGATATCTTTCTTCTCTCGTACAATCCTGAACAGGTCAGATCCAAAGCGGTTGGCAAGCACATTACAAACTGAGAATGAGGAATCTTGTACAACCTACAACATGCTGAAGGTACGCTATAAGATTTTGTGCctttgtttttctctctttttctacCTAGGGGGGAAAGAGGATACACCCCCGCTTCTGCCTCTATCAGGTGGCGACagtccctcccccccccccaaaaaccGACAGCATAGAGGGGCTGCTCCAACATCCGCACTACAACCAATAAAAATGCCCTCCAGAGTGATATATTCTTTCTAGTCTCGTTTGCTTTCGAGAAAAGTTTAGTTATGAAAACTTTCATTGCTTCCTTTCTCGGAGAAATGAGAGAGGAAGGAACTAAAGTACTACTATTGCAGTTTATATTTGTTCATAGGCAATTCTGTAAgtgtatttcttttctttttttaatatcTTTGTAGGTGTCCCGACACCTGTTCAGATGGACAAAAGAAATGGCATATGCTGATTATTATGAACGCGCATTAACAAATGGTGTACTCAGCATACAAAGGGGAAGAGATCCTGGTGTAATGATATATA is drawn from Nicotiana tomentosiformis chromosome 12, ASM39032v3, whole genome shotgun sequence and contains these coding sequences:
- the LOC104110761 gene encoding uncharacterized protein isoform X1, which encodes MKSLVFLKMLGLVFFSMLFGGVMCKECTNIPTQLSSHTLRYELLSSKNESWKEEMYSHYHLTPTDDSAWSNLLPRKMLKEEEEFDWVMMYRKIKNSGGVKGIDGLLNEVSLNDVRLEPNSIHGIAQQTNLEYLLLLDVDSLVWSFRKTAGLETPGQPYGGWEGPNVELRGHFVGHYLSASAQMWASTHNDSLKQKMSAVVSALSVCQEKMGSGYLSAFPSELFDRVEAIKPVWAPYYTIHKILAGLLDQYMLAGNDQALKMTTWMAEYFYNRVQNVISKYTIERHWRSLNEETGGMNDVLYKLYSVTGNSKHLVLAHLFDKPCFLGLLALKADDISGFHANTHIPVVIGSQLRYEITGDPLYKEIGTYFMDIVNTSHSYATGGTSVGEFWSDPKRLASTLQTENEESCTTYNMLKVSRHLFRWTKEMAYADYYERALTNGVLSIQRGRDPGVMIYMLPLLRGGSKARSYHGWGTQFDSFWCCYGTGIESFSKLGDSIYFEEKGSSPSLYIIQYIPSSLDWKSGQILVSQKIEPVVSWDNRLQVTITISSNGQATGASSTLNLRIPSWTHSSGAKATLNGKDLSLPTPGNFLSITKKWGQGDKITLELPMSLRTEAIKDDRPEYASVQAILYGPYLLAGHSSGDWDIETKSTTVLSDVITPIPADYNSQLISLMQESGNATYVLTNSNQSIQMEKFPEAGTDAAVSATFRLISVNMSSVKLSERKDFIGNQVMLEPFDFPGMFISHQGQEQSLGIAASSDEGGSLFRLTVGLDGKDDTVSLESESQKGCFIYTGVGYKSSSTVKLSCNSESSDAGFKQAASFKLGNGISEYHPISFVAKGAKRNFVLAPLLSLRDESYTVYFNIQS
- the LOC104110761 gene encoding uncharacterized protein isoform X2 — translated: MKSLVFLKMLGLVFFSMLFGGVMCKECTNIPTQLSSHTLRYELLSSKNESWKEEMYSHYHLTPTDDSAWSNLLPRKMLKEEEEFDWVMMYRKIKNSGGVKGIDGLLNEVSLNDVRLEPNSIHGIAQQTNLEYLLLLDVDSLVWSFRKTAGLETPGQPYGGWEGPNVELRGHFVGHYLSASAQMWASTHNDSLKQKMSAVVSALSVCQEKMGSGYLSAFPSELFDRVEAIKPVWAPYYTIHKILAGLLDQYMLAGNDQALKMTTWMAEYFYNRVQNVISKYTIERHWRSLNEETGGMNDVLYKLYSVTGNSKHLVLAHLFDKPCFLGLLALKADDISGFHANTHIPVVIGSQLRYEITGDPLYKEIGTYFMDIVNTSHSYATGGTSVGEFWSDPKRLASTLQTENEESCTTYNMLKVSRHLFRWTKEMAYADYYERALTNGVLSIQRGRDPGVMIYMLPLLRGGSKARSYHGWGTQFDSFWCCYGTGIESFSKLGDSIYFEEKGSSPSLYIIQYIPSSLDWKSGQILVSQKIEPVVSWDNRLQVTITISSNGATGASSTLNLRIPSWTHSSGAKATLNGKDLSLPTPGNFLSITKKWGQGDKITLELPMSLRTEAIKDDRPEYASVQAILYGPYLLAGHSSGDWDIETKSTTVLSDVITPIPADYNSQLISLMQESGNATYVLTNSNQSIQMEKFPEAGTDAAVSATFRLISVNMSSVKLSERKDFIGNQVMLEPFDFPGMFISHQGQEQSLGIAASSDEGGSLFRLTVGLDGKDDTVSLESESQKGCFIYTGVGYKSSSTVKLSCNSESSDAGFKQAASFKLGNGISEYHPISFVAKGAKRNFVLAPLLSLRDESYTVYFNIQS